Proteins from one Deltaproteobacteria bacterium genomic window:
- the meaB gene encoding methylmalonyl Co-A mutase-associated GTPase MeaB has translation MPLSENELGLIDNMLQGDRASLARLITLAECRHPSTPGILKSLTSKAENAYIIGVTGPPGAGKSTITNKLIQLYREAGKKIGVLAVDPSSPFSGGAILGDRIRMHDHALDDGVFIRSISTRGTHGGLARATKDIIKLMSAYGMDYVIVETVGVGQTELGIVGVADTVLVVLVPEAGDEVQTMKAGLMEIADIFVVNKADREGARLLSKEIQQIVSLKSGGCDWVMPVLLSSAIRDEGIDEIQERIEEHKAYLGESGGLEIKRERRREEEFSEIIKEVLENSVADVMRDEEVKEIFSRVREGELDPYEAARLVLAKIAAS, from the coding sequence ATGCCGCTTTCCGAAAATGAACTAGGGTTAATCGACAATATGCTGCAGGGTGACCGCGCTTCGCTCGCCCGCCTGATTACCCTTGCCGAATGCAGGCATCCCTCCACTCCCGGGATACTGAAAAGCCTTACTTCCAAAGCCGAAAATGCCTATATTATCGGCGTAACAGGCCCTCCCGGAGCGGGGAAGAGCACTATCACGAACAAGCTGATTCAGCTCTACAGAGAAGCGGGTAAAAAGATAGGTGTTCTTGCCGTTGACCCCTCGAGCCCCTTCAGCGGGGGCGCTATACTGGGCGACAGGATACGCATGCACGACCACGCACTCGACGACGGCGTATTCATTAGGAGCATCAGCACTAGGGGCACTCACGGCGGGCTCGCCAGGGCGACGAAGGACATAATCAAGCTCATGAGCGCCTACGGGATGGATTACGTCATTGTCGAAACCGTAGGGGTAGGGCAGACAGAGCTCGGCATCGTAGGCGTCGCGGATACGGTGCTCGTCGTGCTGGTGCCTGAGGCGGGGGACGAGGTTCAGACTATGAAGGCCGGCCTTATGGAGATAGCCGATATATTTGTAGTGAATAAAGCGGACCGGGAGGGAGCACGGCTCCTTTCAAAGGAGATACAGCAAATCGTGTCGCTAAAATCCGGGGGCTGCGATTGGGTTATGCCGGTCCTTCTTTCAAGCGCCATCCGAGACGAGGGAATCGATGAAATACAGGAGCGGATTGAGGAGCACAAAGCCTATCTCGGCGAATCCGGCGGGCTTGAGATAAAGAGGGAAAGAAGAAGGGAAGAAGAATTTTCTGAAATTATCAAGGAAGTGCTTGAGAATAGCGTTGCTGATGTAATGCGTGACGAGGAAGTGAAAGAGATATTCTCCCGTGTACGGGAAGGGGAGCTCGATCCATACGAGGCCGCCCGGCTTGTATTAGCAAAAATCGCAGCGTCATAA
- a CDS encoding EVE domain-containing protein, with product MNYWLVKSEPFKYSWNDFAKDGRTYWDGVRNYQARNNLKAMKKGDRVLYYHSNEGLEVVGVAEVVKEFYQDPTTEDERWVVVDLKPVRALKRSVPLSEVKEEKRLQNMSLIKQSRLSVMPVKKEEYELIVQMGSGKR from the coding sequence ATGAACTATTGGCTTGTGAAATCGGAGCCTTTTAAGTACTCATGGAACGACTTCGCAAAGGACGGCCGCACTTACTGGGACGGAGTCAGGAACTATCAGGCCAGGAATAACCTCAAGGCTATGAAGAAAGGTGACAGGGTGCTCTATTATCACAGCAACGAAGGCCTTGAGGTCGTGGGCGTAGCCGAAGTCGTAAAGGAGTTCTATCAGGACCCCACGACGGAGGATGAAAGATGGGTAGTAGTTGACCTTAAACCGGTCAGGGCTCTCAAAAGGTCAGTGCCGCTTTCGGAGGTTAAAGAGGAGAAACGCTTACAGAACATGTCTCTTATAAAACAGAGCCGCCTTTCCGTAATGCCCGTTAAAAAAGAGGAATACGAGCTTATCGTACAAATGGGCTCCGGCAAGCGGTAG
- the hisA gene encoding 1-(5-phosphoribosyl)-5-[(5-phosphoribosylamino)methylideneamino]imidazole-4-carboxamide isomerase, with protein sequence MIIIPAIDLKDGKCVRLFKGEEGTETVFSEEPAEVARKWEACGAEWIHVIDLDGAFSGEPGNMEVIKNIAGSASCPIQVGGGIRNIETVREYIGIGVKRVIIGTAAFSDEEFLREACREFPGRIAVGIDTKNGKIAVKGWKEVIDADTDEVLEGLRNIGVSLVLNTNIDRDGTMEGINIEAARDFIEKSPLPVIASGGIATTGDLDKLAPLEGLGLYGAILGKSIYTGTIELKDAIERYS encoded by the coding sequence ATGATTATCATTCCCGCTATCGATCTCAAGGACGGAAAGTGCGTGAGACTCTTCAAAGGAGAGGAGGGGACTGAAACGGTATTTTCGGAAGAGCCTGCCGAGGTCGCCCGGAAATGGGAGGCCTGCGGGGCAGAGTGGATACATGTGATCGATCTCGACGGGGCTTTCTCGGGGGAGCCCGGGAACATGGAGGTAATAAAAAACATCGCAGGCTCGGCTTCGTGCCCGATACAGGTGGGAGGGGGGATAAGAAATATCGAAACCGTGCGGGAGTACATCGGCATCGGCGTTAAGAGAGTAATAATCGGAACAGCCGCTTTTTCGGACGAGGAATTTTTGAGGGAGGCCTGCCGGGAGTTTCCCGGAAGAATCGCCGTGGGCATAGACACGAAGAACGGAAAGATCGCGGTCAAGGGGTGGAAAGAGGTAATAGACGCTGACACGGACGAGGTGCTCGAAGGCCTGCGGAACATCGGCGTCTCCCTGGTACTGAATACGAACATCGACAGGGACGGCACTATGGAAGGGATCAATATCGAAGCGGCCAGGGATTTCATAGAAAAGTCCCCGCTCCCGGTAATAGCCTCGGGGGGAATCGCTACGACCGGGGACCTGGATAAACTGGCGCCTCTCGAAGGGCTCGGACTCTACGGCGCGATACTTGGAAAATCGATTTACACCGGAACAATAGAGCTTAAAGACGCAATAGAAAGGTACTCATAA
- the hisF gene encoding imidazole glycerol phosphate synthase subunit HisF, with product MLSKRIIPCLDVKDGRVVKGVNFVNLRDAGDPVEIARKYSDEGADEICFLDITASHEERKTMIDVVERTAGEVFVPLTVGGGVRTLDDVRELLLAGADKVSINTAAVKNPDFVREAAQRFGSQCIVVAIDARAVSDGKWEVYTHGGRNPTGIDAVEWARKMENNGAGEILLTSMDKDGTKSGYDLPLTRTISQAVSIPIIASGGAGNLEHLSDGVVGGEADAVLVASIFHYGEYTISEAKEFLDSKGISVRM from the coding sequence ATGCTGTCAAAGAGAATAATTCCGTGTCTTGACGTAAAGGACGGAAGGGTCGTTAAAGGGGTAAATTTCGTCAACCTAAGGGATGCCGGAGACCCGGTAGAGATCGCCAGGAAGTACAGCGACGAGGGCGCGGATGAAATCTGTTTTCTCGACATCACGGCTTCGCACGAAGAAAGGAAGACTATGATCGATGTCGTGGAGCGGACTGCGGGAGAGGTGTTCGTACCGCTCACTGTAGGCGGAGGGGTGAGGACTCTTGACGACGTAAGAGAGCTGCTCCTCGCGGGCGCCGATAAAGTTTCAATCAACACGGCGGCGGTTAAAAATCCTGACTTTGTGAGAGAGGCCGCCCAGAGATTCGGCAGCCAGTGCATAGTGGTTGCGATAGACGCGAGGGCGGTATCGGACGGAAAGTGGGAGGTTTATACGCACGGCGGCAGGAACCCGACCGGAATCGACGCTGTGGAATGGGCAAGGAAGATGGAAAACAACGGGGCGGGCGAAATATTACTTACCAGCATGGACAAGGACGGAACTAAATCGGGTTACGATCTCCCGCTCACAAGGACTATATCTCAAGCGGTTTCAATCCCGATAATCGCCTCCGGCGGCGCGGGAAATCTGGAGCACCTGTCGGACGGGGTCGTGGGAGGGGAAGCGGACGCGGTTCTGGTCGCCTCCATATTTCATTACGGGGAATACACGATAAGTGAAGCCAAGGAATTTCTGGACTCGAAGGGAATATCGGTCAGGATGTAA
- a CDS encoding deoxyguanosinetriphosphate triphosphohydrolase → MNIREQLEEIERKTLSPFAALSSETKGRVVREEPCSIRTDYQRDRDRIIHSKSFRRMKHKTQVFLSPTDDHYRTRLTHVIEVAQIARTISKALRLNEDLTEAIALGHDLGHTPFGHAGEAALDEIYPEGFKHVIHSLRVVDVLEKGGRGLNLTYEVRDGIAKHSKGMGAVDNPKYRPETLEGQVVRVSDLVAYANHDLDDAIRAGIITIEDVPKACVEELGKTNSERINRMVTDIITETIKHNGEKVAASAEVEQAMVELRSYLFNTVYMNEKIKNNFLKAKKVIKELYEYFCENEDEFWKHYKKGPREGETIERAVCDFIAGMTDSYAISIYEAIFLPRRWQGDLSTF, encoded by the coding sequence ATGAATATAAGGGAGCAGCTAGAAGAGATTGAAAGAAAAACCCTATCCCCCTTTGCCGCTCTCAGCTCCGAGACCAAGGGGAGAGTGGTTCGTGAAGAGCCCTGTTCGATACGAACCGACTATCAGAGGGACAGGGACAGGATAATCCACTCGAAATCCTTCAGGAGGATGAAGCACAAAACGCAGGTCTTTCTATCCCCCACGGACGATCACTACAGAACCAGGCTCACTCACGTAATCGAGGTGGCGCAGATAGCCAGGACGATATCGAAAGCGCTAAGGCTGAACGAGGACCTTACGGAAGCAATCGCGCTCGGACACGATCTGGGCCATACCCCTTTCGGGCACGCCGGAGAGGCCGCTCTCGACGAGATATACCCTGAAGGGTTCAAGCACGTAATTCACAGCCTTAGGGTAGTGGACGTGCTCGAGAAGGGAGGAAGGGGACTCAATCTGACCTACGAAGTGAGGGACGGCATAGCGAAGCACTCCAAGGGAATGGGAGCGGTCGACAACCCGAAATACCGCCCCGAGACGCTCGAGGGGCAGGTGGTACGCGTCTCGGACCTCGTGGCATACGCGAATCACGACCTGGACGACGCCATAAGGGCCGGGATTATCACAATAGAGGACGTACCGAAAGCGTGCGTTGAAGAGCTCGGAAAGACGAACTCCGAGAGGATAAACAGGATGGTAACGGATATTATAACGGAAACAATCAAGCATAACGGGGAGAAAGTGGCGGCGAGCGCTGAGGTCGAGCAGGCGATGGTTGAGCTCAGAAGTTATCTGTTCAACACGGTTTATATGAACGAGAAGATTAAGAACAACTTCCTTAAAGCTAAAAAAGTCATCAAGGAACTTTATGAATACTTCTGTGAAAACGAGGATGAATTCTGGAAACACTATAAAAAAGGACCGAGAGAAGGGGAAACAATCGAGCGCGCCGTGTGCGACTTCATAGCGGGCATGACCGATTCCTACGCAATCAGCATTTATGAGGCGATATTCCTTCCCAGGAGATGGCAGGGTGACTTGAGCACGTTTTAA
- a CDS encoding menaquinone biosynthesis protein, with translation MIRLGSVSFINAKPLTFALEKRLIDHGFEIILSPPSVLSEMLFRKEIDLGLIPVAELLKRKNYSVVPDISISSYGKVDSVILLTKGDLKNIKTVAVDRRSQSSTALLRIILEIFNGVSPAYIPRDTGKDFLKDADAGMLIGDTGLEKAGAPPDGYRVFDLGEIWSEETGLPFVYAVFAVNEGVALWENLEALQRSKNYGLGIVGKIARLESVAAGIDEETCYKYLTERITYDLGEKEIEGMIKYSEYLSRLGESEKISGIRMYS, from the coding sequence TTGATAAGATTAGGTTCCGTATCCTTCATTAACGCAAAGCCCCTTACATTCGCGCTCGAGAAGAGGTTGATAGACCACGGTTTCGAGATAATATTATCCCCTCCTTCGGTGCTTTCGGAGATGCTTTTCAGAAAAGAGATCGATCTGGGGTTGATACCCGTGGCGGAATTGCTGAAAAGAAAAAACTACAGTGTGGTTCCGGATATATCAATTTCCTCTTACGGAAAGGTGGACAGCGTGATTCTGCTCACAAAGGGAGATTTGAAGAATATAAAAACTGTAGCCGTGGACAGGAGATCTCAAAGCTCAACCGCTCTTCTGAGAATCATTCTCGAAATTTTTAACGGCGTTTCCCCTGCATATATACCGAGGGACACAGGTAAGGATTTTTTAAAAGACGCCGACGCTGGGATGCTGATAGGGGATACGGGCCTCGAAAAAGCCGGCGCCCCCCCTGATGGATACAGGGTATTCGATCTGGGGGAGATATGGTCCGAGGAAACGGGGCTCCCCTTTGTGTACGCTGTGTTCGCAGTAAACGAGGGAGTCGCGCTCTGGGAAAACCTGGAAGCGCTTCAGAGGTCGAAAAACTACGGACTCGGCATCGTGGGGAAAATAGCCAGGCTCGAATCCGTAGCTGCCGGAATAGACGAAGAAACATGCTACAAGTATCTAACGGAGCGGATCACATACGATCTGGGCGAGAAAGAGATCGAGGGCATGATTAAATACAGCGAATATCTATCCAGGCTCGGAGAGTCGGAGAAAATTTCAGGTATCAGAATGTACTCATAA
- a CDS encoding MqnA/MqnD/SBP family protein has protein sequence MSKKTMRLGHSPDADDAFMFYAIAKEKVTSDKIDFVHVVEDIQSLNKRALGKELETTAISAHGYLKVQDNYRILSCGASMGEGYGPIVVSREPVESLKGKKIGVPGKLTTAFLLLSIYADDFIPVEMPFDEIMPAVANGEIETGLIIHEGQLTYRDYGLEMLFDLGDMWAKDTSLPLPLGLNVVRRDIGEELQKEVHRVHKESIEYGLAHKKEALEYAMEYGRGMEENVGEKFVLMYVNDLTRDLGEKGKGALEYLFDRAHQKGIISEKPRLDVLEG, from the coding sequence GTGAGCAAGAAAACAATGAGACTTGGGCACAGCCCGGATGCGGACGACGCCTTTATGTTTTACGCTATAGCCAAGGAAAAAGTGACCTCTGACAAAATCGATTTCGTGCACGTCGTAGAAGACATACAGTCCCTCAATAAACGCGCGCTCGGGAAGGAGCTTGAAACTACCGCCATTTCGGCGCACGGATACCTGAAAGTACAGGACAATTACCGGATTCTTTCCTGCGGCGCCAGCATGGGAGAGGGATACGGGCCTATTGTGGTGTCGAGAGAGCCTGTGGAAAGCCTCAAGGGGAAAAAGATCGGAGTGCCCGGAAAGCTGACTACGGCGTTTCTTTTGCTGAGCATATATGCGGACGATTTTATACCCGTTGAGATGCCGTTTGACGAGATCATGCCCGCCGTCGCCAACGGGGAAATAGAGACCGGTCTTATAATCCACGAAGGTCAGCTTACGTACAGGGACTACGGCCTGGAGATGCTGTTTGATTTAGGGGATATGTGGGCAAAAGATACTTCGCTCCCTCTCCCGCTTGGCTTAAACGTAGTGAGGCGGGACATAGGCGAAGAGCTCCAGAAAGAGGTGCACAGAGTACACAAGGAAAGCATAGAGTACGGACTCGCTCATAAAAAAGAGGCGCTCGAGTATGCAATGGAGTACGGACGGGGGATGGAAGAGAACGTAGGGGAGAAATTCGTCCTGATGTACGTAAACGACCTCACGCGCGATCTTGGGGAAAAGGGCAAGGGGGCGCTCGAATACCTCTTCGACAGGGCCCATCAAAAGGGGATAATATCGGAGAAGCCGAGACTGGACGTACTGGAAGGCTGA
- a CDS encoding aldehyde dehydrogenase family protein has translation MAREYGYLLNGKWIKSGEKKEIKSPYNGEVAGVITVPAREKAMESIGDAQSAFEKFRNIPSYEKSGILKKIAEGIEERKEEFARTLVLEGGKPLKTARVEVTRAITTFSVAAEEANRFSEGKLIPIDITPGNEGMFGIARRFPLGIVAGISPFNFPLNLVAHKVAPAIASGNAMILKPASQTPLSALILGEIVEEAGLSEGMLNILPLPGSAIEPVLDDGRIKKISFTGSDEIGWELMGRYSKKKVTLELGGNAATVIDEDPPDLDFAASRNVWGAFYQAGQSCISVQRIYVHEKVFDRFTEKFVEETRKLRLGDPMLEDTDVGPVIDRGAADRIMSWIGEALDNGAELLCGGKSDGSLIEPTVLTNVTPDSRVSRDEVFGPVVHIESYRDYEDALASVNNSRYGLQAGVFTKDMKKAFMAYNALQVGGVVVNDYPSFRVENMPYGGVKDSGVGREGLKYAIEEMTELKLMVVNLDYKV, from the coding sequence ATGGCCCGGGAATACGGATACCTGCTTAACGGGAAATGGATAAAAAGCGGCGAGAAAAAAGAAATTAAAAGCCCTTATAACGGTGAGGTGGCCGGAGTAATTACGGTCCCCGCTCGGGAAAAGGCTATGGAATCGATTGGGGACGCCCAGAGCGCATTTGAGAAATTCAGGAATATTCCGAGCTACGAAAAGAGCGGGATTTTAAAAAAAATAGCCGAGGGGATAGAGGAAAGAAAAGAGGAATTCGCCAGAACGCTAGTGCTTGAGGGAGGGAAGCCGCTTAAGACGGCAAGGGTGGAAGTAACGAGGGCAATCACGACTTTTTCCGTCGCCGCGGAGGAGGCAAACAGGTTCTCTGAAGGCAAGCTTATTCCCATAGATATCACTCCGGGTAATGAGGGAATGTTCGGAATCGCGAGAAGATTCCCGCTCGGGATTGTGGCGGGGATATCCCCTTTCAACTTTCCCCTTAACCTCGTTGCGCACAAGGTTGCACCCGCTATCGCCTCCGGAAACGCCATGATACTTAAACCCGCATCCCAGACACCTCTATCCGCCCTGATACTCGGGGAGATAGTTGAGGAAGCCGGGCTGTCCGAGGGGATGCTTAACATTCTTCCACTACCCGGGTCCGCGATCGAGCCTGTGCTCGACGACGGACGCATAAAGAAGATTTCATTTACCGGCAGCGACGAAATAGGCTGGGAGCTAATGGGCAGGTATTCCAAGAAGAAGGTAACGCTTGAGCTCGGAGGAAACGCGGCGACTGTAATCGACGAGGACCCGCCCGACCTCGACTTCGCGGCAAGCAGGAACGTGTGGGGGGCGTTTTATCAGGCGGGGCAAAGCTGTATCTCGGTACAGAGAATTTACGTGCACGAAAAAGTATTCGACAGATTCACGGAGAAATTCGTTGAGGAGACAAGGAAGCTGAGACTGGGCGACCCTATGCTGGAAGATACCGACGTCGGGCCAGTGATAGACCGGGGGGCAGCAGACAGGATCATGAGCTGGATCGGAGAGGCTCTCGACAACGGGGCCGAATTGCTGTGCGGTGGGAAGAGCGACGGAAGCCTGATTGAGCCTACTGTTCTCACGAACGTCACGCCTGATTCAAGAGTGAGCCGGGACGAGGTATTCGGTCCTGTAGTGCACATCGAGAGCTACAGGGATTACGAAGACGCTCTTGCCTCGGTGAATAACTCGAGATACGGCCTTCAGGCGGGCGTATTTACCAAAGACATGAAGAAGGCGTTTATGGCTTATAACGCGCTCCAAGTTGGGGGAGTGGTAGTGAACGATTATCCGAGCTTCAGGGTGGAGAATATGCCTTACGGCGGGGTCAAGGACTCCGGCGTGGGGAGAGAAGGCCTCAAGTACGCGATAGAGGAAATGACAGAGTTAAAGCTGATGGTCGTGAATCTGGACTACAAGGTATGA
- the cofC gene encoding 2-phospho-L-lactate guanylyltransferase, which produces MKFAIVPVKDPSRAKERLSSILPQDVRTALAYAMLEDVLTALAGSGLLDRKFIVSLDTTAIKIAEDLGIEVIHETEQKGESASVDFASRICKEMGAQSVLVIPGDAPLITTEDIDFILERESDAPSAILVPARDYLGTNAILRKPPDAFPSLFGHDSFRKHLDEAAGRNIKIDTFENPRIALDIDNPDDLREFASIKSDTKTYELLSGMNLLNKVAG; this is translated from the coding sequence ATGAAGTTTGCAATTGTACCTGTAAAAGACCCGTCCAGGGCAAAAGAAAGACTCTCCTCAATCCTGCCCCAGGATGTAAGGACCGCGCTTGCCTATGCTATGCTTGAGGATGTGCTGACTGCGCTTGCCGGCTCCGGGCTGCTCGACCGGAAGTTCATAGTCTCTCTCGACACGACCGCGATTAAAATCGCGGAGGATTTAGGTATCGAGGTCATTCACGAGACGGAGCAGAAGGGAGAGAGCGCGTCGGTCGATTTTGCTTCGCGGATTTGTAAAGAGATGGGGGCTCAATCGGTACTGGTGATTCCGGGAGACGCTCCGCTCATTACCACGGAAGACATAGATTTCATTCTGGAGAGGGAGAGTGACGCGCCTTCCGCGATTCTCGTGCCGGCGCGGGACTATTTGGGGACAAACGCAATACTGAGAAAACCGCCCGACGCGTTTCCTTCACTCTTCGGACACGACAGCTTCAGGAAGCATCTCGATGAAGCAGCCGGAAGAAATATAAAAATCGATACGTTTGAGAATCCGAGGATAGCTCTCGATATCGACAATCCCGATGATCTAAGGGAATTCGCTTCCATCAAGAGCGATACGAAGACATACGAGCTTCTGTCAGGTATGAACCTCCTTAACAAAGTCGCGGGTTGA
- a CDS encoding FAD-linked oxidase C-terminal domain-containing protein: protein MKSNPLYRELEAELTKKMRGEVRFDTFTKTLYSTDASNYQIEPVGVVIPRTVDDAEATVETAVRYGVPILPRGGGTSLAGQAVGHALVIDFSKYLSNIIEVDKERKTVRTEPGIYLEQLNRKLRPHGLKFGPDPSTARIATAGGAVGNNSTGAHSILYGMAGDNVEAATILTADNGLLELHELSENGPAAKAPGQNGALLDRLYKLREENAGIIKSKFPRHWRRASGYSLNYLTDNPFNPAKLLAGAEGTLGLATELTLRLVPIPSYTGLSILQFGDVRSAMEAVPLILEQNPSAIELIDSMLIRLTKAHAGYRKMLSFVDGEPEALLVVEFYGETGSEIRGKTRNLAALLGEKKIGCSTTCALTHKEQENVWGVRRAGLGLLMSKRDEYKPVTGIEDLSVPVNRLPEFVSDISDLFGRIGTRAAFYGHASAGCLHIRPLVNLKTEQGKSVMKELTEESLKLVLKYGGVLSGEHGDGLQRSYLNEKLFGPELYGAMRGLKAAFDLDGLFNPGKVVDPLPPDENLRYGNDSKSYEVDTYLDWSPDGGFSGAVEMCNGQGVCRKLGEGTMCPSYMATRDERDTTRARANALRAVLSGRLEKESLTGGDMHSVFDLCLSCKACKSECPSRVDVAKMKLEFMAHYNAENGVGLRDRILGNVHKMSRLASRAPGLSNFLLSNPVTRRIMSGIGIHPARTLPLLAGESFTDWFYGRQPSARDSGRKKVVYFHDTWAAFYHPETGRAAVRLLEEAGFEVVLAEKRACCGRPMLSKGIIEPAREMALCNTVTLAPYAREGIPVVGTEPSCILTFRDEYRDLLPHSADAKLLAENSYLLEEFLYGLSEAGTLDISWKEDVPPVLYHGHCHQRALSDMEAPLKLLSLSGCGVRETGAGCCGMAGSFGYESEHYEVSRAIGEDRLFPAVNEAPPETEIAVSGVSCRHQIEHFTGRKTRHIAEILAERVIGKRAL, encoded by the coding sequence ATGAAAAGCAACCCTCTTTACCGCGAACTCGAAGCCGAGCTCACAAAAAAAATGCGCGGAGAAGTCCGGTTCGACACCTTCACGAAAACCCTTTACAGCACCGACGCGAGCAATTACCAGATCGAGCCCGTAGGCGTGGTAATACCCCGAACCGTCGACGACGCTGAGGCTACGGTCGAGACGGCCGTTAGATACGGGGTCCCCATACTGCCCAGAGGGGGAGGAACGAGCCTTGCAGGGCAGGCAGTGGGACACGCGCTCGTAATTGATTTCTCGAAGTACCTGAGCAATATCATCGAGGTGGACAAGGAGCGTAAAACTGTCCGCACGGAACCCGGCATATATCTTGAGCAGCTCAACCGGAAGCTGAGGCCGCACGGTCTCAAGTTCGGACCCGACCCCTCAACCGCACGAATAGCCACCGCAGGAGGCGCGGTGGGCAACAACTCCACAGGGGCGCATTCGATACTCTACGGCATGGCGGGGGATAATGTGGAAGCCGCGACTATTCTTACCGCTGACAACGGTCTTCTTGAATTACACGAGCTGAGCGAAAACGGCCCGGCGGCAAAAGCGCCGGGACAGAACGGAGCGCTCCTCGACAGGCTTTACAAGCTGCGAGAAGAGAATGCCGGGATAATAAAAAGTAAATTCCCCCGCCACTGGCGGAGGGCTTCGGGATACAGCCTGAACTATCTCACTGACAATCCTTTTAATCCCGCGAAGCTCCTGGCCGGCGCGGAAGGGACGCTGGGGCTGGCTACCGAACTGACACTAAGGCTAGTCCCGATTCCCTCTTATACGGGGCTTTCGATACTTCAGTTCGGCGATGTAAGATCCGCTATGGAGGCGGTGCCCCTGATTCTGGAGCAAAACCCGTCTGCAATCGAGCTTATTGATTCGATGCTTATCCGTCTTACAAAAGCCCACGCCGGTTACAGAAAGATGCTTTCGTTCGTGGACGGGGAGCCGGAAGCGCTGCTGGTAGTCGAGTTTTACGGGGAAACAGGATCTGAAATTAGAGGCAAGACCAGAAACCTTGCCGCACTGCTCGGAGAGAAAAAAATAGGCTGTAGCACGACCTGCGCGCTCACACATAAAGAGCAGGAAAATGTATGGGGGGTAAGGAGAGCAGGCCTCGGGCTTTTGATGAGCAAGCGGGACGAGTATAAACCCGTAACCGGCATAGAGGACCTTTCGGTTCCGGTTAATAGACTCCCTGAATTCGTTTCGGATATCTCCGACCTCTTCGGACGCATAGGAACAAGGGCCGCTTTCTACGGGCACGCGAGCGCGGGATGCCTCCATATAAGGCCGCTCGTGAATCTGAAGACGGAACAGGGAAAATCCGTTATGAAGGAGCTTACCGAGGAGTCTCTCAAGCTGGTACTCAAATACGGCGGTGTCCTGAGTGGTGAGCACGGGGACGGCCTTCAGAGAAGCTACCTGAACGAAAAGCTGTTCGGGCCCGAGCTATACGGAGCGATGCGCGGGCTTAAAGCGGCCTTCGACCTTGACGGATTATTTAATCCCGGGAAGGTGGTAGACCCGCTACCCCCGGACGAAAACCTTCGCTACGGAAATGATTCTAAATCGTACGAAGTTGATACTTACCTGGACTGGTCACCTGACGGCGGGTTCTCAGGCGCGGTCGAGATGTGTAACGGTCAGGGCGTGTGCCGTAAGCTCGGCGAGGGAACCATGTGCCCTTCCTACATGGCGACCCGCGACGAGAGGGACACGACCAGGGCGCGCGCAAACGCTTTAAGGGCCGTGCTTTCAGGGAGGCTGGAGAAAGAATCGCTTACTGGCGGGGATATGCACAGTGTATTTGACCTGTGCCTTTCATGCAAGGCCTGCAAGAGCGAGTGCCCGTCGCGTGTGGACGTGGCCAAGATGAAGCTTGAATTCATGGCTCATTACAACGCCGAGAACGGGGTCGGGCTGAGGGACCGTATCTTAGGGAACGTACATAAAATGAGCAGGCTTGCCTCCCGCGCGCCGGGTCTGTCCAATTTTCTACTCTCCAACCCCGTTACGAGAAGGATAATGTCTGGTATCGGCATCCATCCCGCCCGGACGCTTCCGCTTTTAGCGGGGGAGAGCTTCACCGACTGGTTTTACGGAAGACAGCCGTCGGCGAGAGACAGCGGACGTAAAAAAGTCGTCTATTTTCACGATACATGGGCCGCTTTCTACCATCCGGAAACGGGCAGGGCTGCTGTCAGGCTCCTTGAGGAAGCCGGGTTTGAAGTCGTGCTCGCCGAGAAGAGAGCGTGCTGCGGGCGTCCCATGCTGAGCAAGGGGATCATAGAGCCCGCAAGGGAGATGGCCCTCTGTAATACCGTGACCCTGGCCCCGTACGCGCGTGAGGGAATACCGGTGGTGGGAACGGAGCCGAGCTGTATCCTGACCTTCAGGGACGAATACAGGGACCTTCTACCGCACAGCGCGGACGCAAAGCTGCTCGCCGAAAACTCGTATCTTCTGGAGGAATTTTTATATGGACTCTCGGAGGCGGGAACCCTGGATATATCGTGGAAAGAAGACGTGCCTCCGGTGCTGTACCACGGGCACTGCCATCAGAGGGCGCTCTCGGACATGGAAGCGCCGTTAAAACTACTCTCACTCTCAGGCTGCGGCGTGAGAGAAACAGGGGCCGGCTGCTGCGGGATGGCCGGGAGCTTCGGATATGAGAGCGAGCACTACGAGGTCTCCCGCGCCATAGGCGAAGACCGCTTGTTCCCCGCGGTAAACGAAGCGCCGCCTGAAACGGAGATCGCCGTCTCGGGGGTATCGTGCCGACATCAGATCGAGCATTTTACGGGCAGAAAAACTAGACACATAGCTGAAATACTGGCAGAACGCGTCATCGGGAAACGTGCTCTATAA